CGCACGGCTGGCGCGCTTCGGCGGCGTCCAGGAGCTCGCCGCGTGGGCTCCGCATCGGATCGAGCTGCTCCTCCACTACGCGCTGGCGCGTGAGTCCGAGCCGAGGAACATCTCCCCCGTGCTCGTGGACGTATCCGCTTCGGATCTCATCGCCGCTTGGGTTGCCGCGATGGAGGCGCATGGGTCGCAAACCGCGGCCCGGCGGTACGTGGAGCTCCAGCTCACGCGCGCCCGGCTCCACGGGCTCGGGGCCGGCGTGGAGCACGCCATCGCGCTGTTCCCGGCGGATCCCCTCGTCTTCGGGTCGCTGGCCGAGCTGGCGCCCGGGGCCCGGGCCTTCTGACATGGCCGCCCTCGCGCCGCTCCGGATCGGGATCACGTGCTATCCCTCGGTGGGCGGCAGCGGCGTTCTCGCGACGGCGCTCGGCGAGGACCTGGCTCGCCGGGGCCACGAGGTACACTTCATCTGTTACGAGCGGCCGTTTCGCCTGCCGGCAGATGCGCCTCGGCTGCATTTCCACCCGGTCGTCATCAACGAATACGGGTTGTTCCGATTTCCGGACTACACGCTGCCGCTCTCGGTCCGCATGGCCGAGGTCACGCTCGAGCGCCGGCTCGACGTGCTCCACGTCCATTACGCTGTGCCGCATGCGACGGCGGCGATCCTGGCTCGGGCGATGCTTCCGGCCGAGCGACAACCGCGGGTGGTCACCACGCTTCACGGGACGGATACGTCGCTGCTCGGCTCGGATCCGGGCTACGCGCCGGCCATCCGATACGCGCTGAGCCGCTCCGACGCGGTGACCGCGGTGTCCCAGTCGCTGGCGAGTGAGACGCGGCAGGTGCTCGGGTTCGCGGGCCCCATCGACGTGATCCACAACTTCTTCGCTCCCCGAGCGCCCCGCCGCACCCCGGAGGAGGTGCGCCGCGAGCTCGGACTCGGGGAGGAGCTGGTGATCCTGCACTCCTCCAACCTCCGTCCGGGCAAGCGCATCGACCTCTTGCTGGAGGCGGTCGCCCGCGTGCGCCCGCTCCGCGACTTCAAGCTCCTCGTGCTTGCCGGCGAGGAGTTCTCGCCCTACGCGGACATGGTGAAGCGGCTGGGTCTGACGGGACGCGTGATCGTTCGCGAGAAGGTCAATGCCATCGAGGAGTACCTGCAGATCGGCGACCTCGGACTCTTCACCTCGGACACGGAAAGCTTCTGCCTGAGCATTCTCGAAGCAATGTGCTTTGGATGCCCCAGCGTCTCGACGCGGGTGGGCGGCATCCCCGAGGTGGTGGAGGACGGCCGCAGCGGGGTGCTGGTGCCGGCGGGCAATGCCGCCGCGCTGGCCGGCGCGGTGGAAGCCTTGATCGACGATGCCCCGCGCCGACTCGCGCTGGGCCGAGCGGCCCGGGACCGCGCGCGGGCCTTCTTCGCCGCCGACGTCATCGTTCCGCGCTACGAAGCCCTCTACCGGCGGCTGTGCCCTTGAGCCCGCGGGCCCGGCGTCGCCCCTACCGCGGTCGCCGGGCGGTGTTCGGCGGGACGATCCCGTTCATGCGGAGATAGACGACCAGCTGGCCATAGTGGTTGCGCACCTGGAGGACCGGCGCCGTCCAGAACACGAAGCGGCTCACCATGCGGTCCCCTATGGGGAACTTCACCTGCTCGAGGAGCTGGGCGTCGCTGAGCGGGGCCAGCTTCGCCTCTGCGGCCTGGAACCTGTCCTTCACGAGCGCGATGACCTCGGCCTTGCTCAGGCTCTTTCCGTGGTCGTGCGCGGCGCTCTTGGTCCCGTCGGCGGCGTCGCTCCAGCGCTGGGCGATTTCGGAGAGGTGTACGAGCTGATCGCGAAACGTGGCCACGTCGGGGGCGGGCTTGAAATCGTACTTCGCCTCGGGCATCGCCTCGGCCACGTCGAGGATCTCCGTGACCGCGCGCTGCAAAACCCCGACCATCTCCTTGGCGACCGTCGTGCCTTGGGCGCGGGCCGGAGCGGCCGCGACCAAAACCCAAGCGCAGAGCAACAGGCATGCGTAGGCGATGCGTCTCATGTGTGCCTCC
The DNA window shown above is from Candidatus Methylomirabilota bacterium and carries:
- the bshA gene encoding N-acetyl-alpha-D-glucosaminyl L-malate synthase BshA codes for the protein MAALAPLRIGITCYPSVGGSGVLATALGEDLARRGHEVHFICYERPFRLPADAPRLHFHPVVINEYGLFRFPDYTLPLSVRMAEVTLERRLDVLHVHYAVPHATAAILARAMLPAERQPRVVTTLHGTDTSLLGSDPGYAPAIRYALSRSDAVTAVSQSLASETRQVLGFAGPIDVIHNFFAPRAPRRTPEEVRRELGLGEELVILHSSNLRPGKRIDLLLEAVARVRPLRDFKLLVLAGEEFSPYADMVKRLGLTGRVIVREKVNAIEEYLQIGDLGLFTSDTESFCLSILEAMCFGCPSVSTRVGGIPEVVEDGRSGVLVPAGNAAALAGAVEALIDDAPRRLALGRAARDRARAFFAADVIVPRYEALYRRLCP
- a CDS encoding DinB family protein, with the translated sequence MRRIAYACLLLCAWVLVAAAPARAQGTTVAKEMVGVLQRAVTEILDVAEAMPEAKYDFKPAPDVATFRDQLVHLSEIAQRWSDAADGTKSAAHDHGKSLSKAEVIALVKDRFQAAEAKLAPLSDAQLLEQVKFPIGDRMVSRFVFWTAPVLQVRNHYGQLVVYLRMNGIVPPNTARRPR